ACGGTGAATTTCAGCCGGTTTTTCTGGAAAGCATCCGGGGCGACTATGTTTTCCTGGTGCAAAGCACGAATGCGCCCACAGACAACCTGATGGAGCTACTGATGATGATCGACGCCGCGAAGCGTGCTTCCGCCGGCTACATCACTGCGGTAATTCCGTATTTCGGGTTCGCCAGGCAAGATAGGAAGGACAAACCGCGTGTGGCCATCGGGTCTAAGCTGGTAGCCAACCTGCTCACCACTGCCGGTGCTAATCGTGTGATAACCATGGATTTGCATGCTCCGCAGATCCAGGGCTTCTTCGACATCCCGGTGGATCACCTGGATAGCTCGGCGATTTTTATCCCATACATAGAGAATTTGAAGCTGGAAAACCTTACCTTTGCGTCCCCCGACGTAGGTAGCACCAATAGGGTGAGGGAAGTAGCTTCTTACTTCAATGCTGAAATGGTTATCTGCGACAAACACCGTAAACGGGCGAATGAAATCGCTTCGATGGTGGTAATCGGGGATGTGAAAGGGAAAGATATTGTGCTGATCGACGATATCGTGGATACAGCCGGTACGCTTACGAAATCAGCGGGATTGCTGATGGAAAAGGGAGCAAGAAGTGTAAGAGCTTTCTGTACGCACCCGGTGCTGAGCGGCAAAGCCTACGAAAATATTCAAAATTCTGTACTCGACGAACTGGTGGTATGTGATACCATCGCGATCAGGGAAGATTGTCCGAAGATCAAACCGATCAGTGTAGCAGAATTGTTTGCCGTAGCGATCCGCAACATGCACGAAAACAAATCGATCACCAGCCTGTTCGTTCACAGCCACAGGAAAGGTTGATTCTCAACAACGGATTTTTTTAAAAACATAAATGTTTAATCAATGAAAACAATAACCATCGAAGGAACTCTCAGGAGCGAATACGGCAAAAAAGCCACCCGCGCGCTTCGTTCTGAGGGACAAGTGCCTTGTGTTATTTACGGGGGTGCAGAAACCGTGAGCCTTTCCGCTCCGGCGACCGCTTTCAAACCACTCGTGTACACCGCACAATTCCAGCAGGCAGAAATCAAAGTAAACGGTAAAATTTACAAAGCGATCCTGAAAGATCTGCAGTTTGATACCGTTACTGACGAACTCACGCACATCGACTTCCTGGAACTGGTAGAAGGTAAGCCAGTAGTAGCTACCCTGCCGCTGAAATTTGTTGGTCAGTCACCCGGCGTTAAAGCAGGTGGTAAACTGGTTACCAAAATGGCTGCAGTGAAAGTGAAAACTACACCTCAGTACCTCCGCGAAAACATCGAAGTAAGCATCGACGGTCTTGAGCTGAACTCTAACATCCGCGTTGAAGACATCAAGTTGGAAAACGTAGAAATTCTCAACTCTCCCCGTATTCCCGTAGCATCTGTGGTAATGACCCGTCAGCTGCGTCAGGAAGAAGCTGCTGCTGATAAGGATGCTAAGAAAAAATAAATTGGCAAAAGATTTATATTTAAAGCCCGGCTGTATTATGCGCCGGGCTTTTTATTTTTGATAGCAGTTTTGGAAATCGGTTTATGAAGTATTTAATTGTCGGATTAGGAAATATTGGCACGGAGTATGCGCAAACTCGTCACAATATAGGGTTTGACGTGGTAGACGCTTTTGCCCGTAAACACGATGTTTCTTTTAATCTGGACCGGTTAGCCGATGTAGCGGAATGTAAATGGAAAGGCAAAACTTTTGTCCTCATAAAGCCTACCACTTACATGAACCTGAGCGGCAAAGCCGTTAAATACTGGATGGATAAAGAAAAGATAGCAATAGAAAATGTGTTTGTCATTGTGGATGATCTGGCCCTGCCGCTGGAATCACTGCGTATACGCCCCGGTGGAAGTGATGCCGGGCACAATGGACTTAAGAGTATTCAGGAAGTACTGGGAACCAACCAATATCCACGTTTACGCTTCGGGATCGGGAACAATTATCCGAAGGGACGACAGGTCGATTTTGTTCTCGGCAAGTGGAAAGACACGGAAATGCCAATCGTCTTACAGAAAATAGACAAGAGCTGCGAAATCATCGAAAGCTTCGCGGCCGTTGGGACACAGCGCACTATGAATAATTATAATAACCTGACTTTTTGATTCGTACAGGAAATTGTATATTTCATGCTTGAAGGTCCCCAACCTTAACCACTATAGACCATGATAATGTTCATTGATTGCTGATGATCCCGGCCGTGCATTCGCGAGAAGGAAATCACGCACTTAAATGGTACACAACCGATGGACTATGGGATTAACCATAGGCTTTATTAACCTTACAAAATACGCATTATGAAAATTATCTGCGTTGGAAGAAACTATGCCAAACATGCAGAAGAATTAAAGAACGAAGTGCCCTCCGAGCCCGTGATTTTCATGAAACCCAAAAATGCTTTATTGCAGAATAACCACCCATTTTATTATCCGGAGTTTACGGACAATCTTCACTTTGAATGTGAACTGGTGTTGCGCGTGTCAAAAAACGGCAAGCATATCCAGGAAAAGTTCGCCTCCCGTTACTATGATGCCATTTCTGTAGGGATTGATTTTACTGCGCGCGATTTGCAGGAAAAGCAGAAGGCAAAAGGCTTGCCATGGGAAATAGCCAAAGCGTTCGATAACTCCGCGGTTGTGGGCAAGTTTATTCCCCTCGAATCAATAGAAGACAAGGCCGACATGAATTTTTGCCTCTATAAAAATAAAGAGATCACCCAACAGGGAAATACCAGGGATATGCTGTTCTCTTTCGATCAGCTGGTA
This genomic interval from Chitinophaga horti contains the following:
- a CDS encoding ribose-phosphate pyrophosphokinase gives rise to the protein MNPSVKIFTGNSNPALAAKIAARYGNGLGKVNIQKFSDGEFQPVFLESIRGDYVFLVQSTNAPTDNLMELLMMIDAAKRASAGYITAVIPYFGFARQDRKDKPRVAIGSKLVANLLTTAGANRVITMDLHAPQIQGFFDIPVDHLDSSAIFIPYIENLKLENLTFASPDVGSTNRVREVASYFNAEMVICDKHRKRANEIASMVVIGDVKGKDIVLIDDIVDTAGTLTKSAGLLMEKGARSVRAFCTHPVLSGKAYENIQNSVLDELVVCDTIAIREDCPKIKPISVAELFAVAIRNMHENKSITSLFVHSHRKG
- a CDS encoding 50S ribosomal protein L25 — protein: MKTITIEGTLRSEYGKKATRALRSEGQVPCVIYGGAETVSLSAPATAFKPLVYTAQFQQAEIKVNGKIYKAILKDLQFDTVTDELTHIDFLELVEGKPVVATLPLKFVGQSPGVKAGGKLVTKMAAVKVKTTPQYLRENIEVSIDGLELNSNIRVEDIKLENVEILNSPRIPVASVVMTRQLRQEEAAADKDAKKK
- the pth gene encoding aminoacyl-tRNA hydrolase — its product is MKYLIVGLGNIGTEYAQTRHNIGFDVVDAFARKHDVSFNLDRLADVAECKWKGKTFVLIKPTTYMNLSGKAVKYWMDKEKIAIENVFVIVDDLALPLESLRIRPGGSDAGHNGLKSIQEVLGTNQYPRLRFGIGNNYPKGRQVDFVLGKWKDTEMPIVLQKIDKSCEIIESFAAVGTQRTMNNYNNLTF
- a CDS encoding fumarylacetoacetate hydrolase family protein; translation: MKIICVGRNYAKHAEELKNEVPSEPVIFMKPKNALLQNNHPFYYPEFTDNLHFECELVLRVSKNGKHIQEKFASRYYDAISVGIDFTARDLQEKQKAKGLPWEIAKAFDNSAVVGKFIPLESIEDKADMNFCLYKNKEITQQGNTRDMLFSFDQLVAYISRFFTLNIGDLIFTGTPEGVGPVEIGDKLEAFIENDSLLEFMIK